A single Bacillota bacterium DNA region contains:
- a CDS encoding MFS transporter, translated as MDRTQRRALFATFAGWGLDGMDVQIYSFVIPTLIALWGISQGQAGILGTAALLLSALGGWLAGMLADRVGRVRLLQITVAWYAFFTFLSGFTHSFEQLLVTRGLQGLGFGGEWAAGSVLMGELADPRFRGRAVGTVQSGWAVGWGVAVLASTLLFSLLPENWAWRAMFWLGLLPALLVVYIRRHVREPEVFQATRRKVEAGARASSAEIFGEGLLRTTVLASLMTTGIQGGYYAITTWLPTYLKSVRHLSVLNSGAYLAVVILGSFAGYITAAYLADLIGRRRKILLFAVLSAATVVAYAYLPISDRMMLVLGFPLGFFASGIFSGLGPYLTELYPTRVRGAGQGFAYNFGRGVGALFPGLVGFLSAQMSLGPAIALFAVIAYALVVGMLLLLPETAGKELVAYD; from the coding sequence ATGGACCGCACCCAGCGGCGGGCACTCTTCGCCACCTTTGCCGGCTGGGGCCTGGATGGCATGGACGTCCAGATCTACTCGTTCGTCATTCCCACGCTGATAGCGCTCTGGGGCATCAGCCAGGGACAGGCCGGGATCCTGGGGACGGCGGCGCTGCTTCTCTCGGCTCTGGGCGGCTGGCTGGCGGGAATGCTGGCCGATCGTGTAGGACGCGTCCGCCTGCTTCAGATCACCGTGGCCTGGTACGCCTTCTTCACCTTCTTGAGCGGCTTCACCCACTCGTTCGAGCAGCTCCTGGTGACCCGCGGGCTGCAGGGGCTGGGCTTCGGGGGCGAGTGGGCGGCGGGCTCGGTCCTGATGGGCGAGCTGGCCGACCCGCGTTTCCGCGGCCGCGCCGTCGGCACCGTGCAGAGCGGTTGGGCGGTGGGGTGGGGCGTCGCCGTCCTCGCCTCCACCCTCTTGTTCTCGCTCCTGCCCGAGAACTGGGCGTGGCGCGCCATGTTCTGGCTGGGCCTCCTGCCCGCCCTTCTGGTGGTCTACATCCGCCGCCACGTCCGCGAACCGGAGGTCTTCCAGGCGACCCGGAGGAAGGTGGAGGCGGGCGCCCGCGCCTCCAGCGCCGAGATCTTCGGGGAAGGGCTCCTGCGGACGACGGTCCTGGCTTCCTTGATGACGACGGGCATCCAGGGCGGCTACTACGCCATCACCACCTGGCTTCCCACCTACCTGAAGAGCGTGCGGCACCTCTCGGTGCTCAACAGCGGCGCCTATCTGGCCGTGGTGATCCTGGGCTCCTTCGCCGGCTACATCACCGCCGCCTATCTGGCCGACCTGATCGGCCGGCGCCGGAAGATCCTTCTCTTCGCGGTCCTGTCGGCGGCGACGGTGGTAGCCTACGCCTATCTGCCCATCAGCGACCGCATGATGCTCGTCCTCGGCTTCCCGCTCGGCTTCTTCGCCTCGGGCATCTTCAGCGGGCTGGGCCCGTACCTGACCGAGCTCTACCCGACTCGGGTGCGCGGGGCGGGGCAGGGTTTCGCCTACAACTTCGGACGCGGCGTGGGAGCGCTCTTCCCGGGACTGGTCGGCTTCCTCAGCGCGCAGATGAGCCTGGGACCCGCCATCGCCCTCTTCGCCGTCATCGCCTACGCTCTGGTGGTGGGGATGCTGCTGCTCCTGCCGGAGACGGCGGGGAAGGAGCTGGTCGCCTACGACTGA
- a CDS encoding DUF6282 family protein gives MRSGNPVAPDEAVDLARGSFDFHVHAAPSLFPRATDDLQLAREARAAGMAGFVLKAHEGSTAERAALLEEAVPGIRVVGSLTLNHFVGGFNPAAVEAALALGARVIWMPTLHAAQHLRHYGGAGYREQPSRVELRPRPPLSVLDENGRTRPEMVEILQLMAQAGAVLCTGHLAPAESLVLLRLARELGVERRVFTHPDLAVTRVGLEVQRELVREGVYVEKSLLTTLPAWGGQGVEELVGSIRRLGVERVLLQSDLGQAANGSPVIGWLRGLGALVAAGMREGELRRVAGENARELLAP, from the coding sequence TTGCGGAGCGGGAATCCGGTCGCGCCGGACGAGGCGGTCGACCTCGCCCGGGGAAGCTTCGACTTCCACGTGCACGCCGCGCCCAGCCTCTTCCCGCGCGCGACCGACGATCTCCAGCTCGCCCGGGAGGCCCGGGCGGCGGGGATGGCCGGCTTCGTGCTCAAGGCGCACGAGGGGTCGACCGCCGAGCGGGCCGCCCTCCTGGAGGAGGCGGTGCCGGGGATCCGGGTGGTCGGCAGTCTGACGCTCAACCATTTTGTCGGCGGCTTCAACCCGGCGGCGGTCGAGGCGGCGCTGGCGCTGGGCGCCCGGGTGATCTGGATGCCCACGCTGCACGCGGCCCAGCACCTCCGTCACTACGGCGGAGCCGGCTACCGAGAACAGCCGAGCCGCGTGGAGCTCCGCCCACGGCCGCCGCTCTCCGTCCTGGACGAGAACGGCCGGACTCGTCCCGAGATGGTGGAGATCCTCCAGTTGATGGCCCAGGCCGGGGCCGTTCTCTGCACGGGCCACCTCGCACCCGCGGAGAGCCTCGTCCTGCTCCGTCTGGCCCGCGAGCTCGGGGTGGAGCGGCGGGTCTTCACGCACCCCGACCTGGCGGTCACGCGGGTGGGGTTGGAGGTGCAGCGGGAGCTGGTCCGAGAGGGCGTCTACGTCGAGAAGAGCCTCCTCACCACCCTGCCGGCCTGGGGCGGGCAGGGCGTGGAAGAGCTGGTCGGCTCCATCCGCCGGTTGGGGGTGGAGCGGGTTCTCCTCCAGAGCGATCTGGGACAGGCGGCCAACGGTTCGCCCGTGATCGGCTGGTTGCGCGGACTGGGAGCGTTGGTGGCGGCGGGCATGCGGGAGGGAGAGCTGCGACGCGTGGCGGGCGAGAACGCGCGCGAACTCTTGGCCCCGTAG
- a CDS encoding MBL fold metallo-hydrolase: protein MLASAVIRTLLDGFPGRSERGYLGWSSCHLVVTGRGRRILFDTCGMNERVELLPRLRAAGAEAEEVDLVVLSHLHFDHAANWDLLPRAEILVHRRELAYATSAEADVAVLRDHARELARHPRLRLVDGEAELGEGLRLLEVPGHTPGSLALQVGGAVLCGDALKNRWDLAGGVPEPVWEPRQARRAIERLAASAERLYPGHDAPLQRRGDAWEPLSRPRVRIFLPAGEVRELRADGGTGEEV, encoded by the coding sequence GTGCTGGCCTCGGCCGTCATCCGGACTCTCCTCGACGGTTTCCCCGGTCGCAGCGAGCGCGGCTACCTCGGGTGGAGCTCCTGCCACCTGGTGGTCACCGGGCGCGGCCGGCGGATCCTCTTCGATACGTGCGGCATGAACGAGCGGGTGGAGCTGCTGCCGCGCCTCCGTGCCGCGGGCGCGGAGGCGGAGGAGGTGGACCTCGTCGTCCTCAGCCATCTCCACTTCGACCACGCGGCCAACTGGGACCTCCTCCCCCGCGCGGAGATCCTCGTCCACCGCAGGGAGCTGGCCTACGCCACCTCCGCCGAGGCGGACGTGGCCGTCCTCCGTGACCACGCCCGCGAGCTGGCGCGCCACCCCAGGCTCCGCCTGGTCGACGGGGAGGCCGAGCTCGGGGAGGGTCTCCGGCTCCTGGAGGTGCCGGGGCACACGCCCGGCAGCCTGGCGCTTCAGGTGGGGGGCGCCGTCCTCTGCGGCGACGCGCTGAAGAACCGCTGGGATCTGGCCGGCGGCGTCCCGGAGCCGGTCTGGGAGCCGCGCCAGGCGCGGAGGGCCATCGAACGGCTGGCGGCCTCGGCCGAGCGGCTCTACCCCGGCCACGACGCGCCGCTCCAGCGGCGCGGGGACGCCTGGGAGCCTTTGAGCAGGCCGCGCGTGCGGATCTTCCTGCCGGCCGGCGAGGTGCGGGAGCTCCGCGCGGACGGCGGGACCGGGGAGGAGGTGTGA
- a CDS encoding NAD(P)/FAD-dependent oxidoreductase: MHDVDLTVVGAGVVGLAVAARLAAPRRTVWILERNRRAGEETSSRNSQVIHSGLYYRPGSLKAEACVAGNRLLYPLCERLGVPHRRTGKLVVASSGEELPALGRLARNGEACGVEGIRLLEAGEVRRVEPHVRARAAIWVPSTGILDAATLVRALAAEARSRGAELLLQTRLVAVEPAPEGFRLTVRDPDGELFRYTSRLVVNAAGLEADRVAALAGIEPEAAGYGLRFAKGEYFSVRPAKAGLIGRPVYPLPEAEVAGLGIHATPDLDGRLRLGPDLTWLDPGWRERPDFTVDPSKRHAFWEAAHRYLPELEPDDLAPEMAGVRPKLQGPGEPPRDFVVRHEADRGLAGWVNMVGIESPGLTAAPALAERVAGLLTDLL, from the coding sequence ATGCACGACGTCGACCTGACCGTCGTCGGCGCGGGTGTCGTCGGCCTGGCGGTGGCGGCGCGCCTGGCCGCGCCCCGGCGGACGGTCTGGATCCTGGAGCGGAACCGGCGGGCGGGCGAGGAGACTTCCTCGCGCAACAGCCAGGTGATCCACTCCGGCCTCTACTACCGGCCGGGTTCGCTCAAGGCGGAGGCCTGCGTGGCCGGCAACCGGCTCCTCTACCCGCTCTGCGAGCGGCTCGGCGTTCCGCACCGGCGGACCGGCAAGCTGGTGGTCGCCTCGAGCGGGGAGGAGCTGCCGGCGCTCGGGCGGCTGGCGCGAAACGGCGAAGCCTGCGGCGTGGAGGGGATCCGCCTGCTCGAGGCCGGCGAAGTCCGCAGGGTGGAGCCGCACGTCCGCGCGCGGGCGGCGATCTGGGTCCCTTCCACCGGCATCCTCGACGCGGCCACGCTGGTCCGCGCCCTCGCGGCGGAGGCGCGCTCGCGCGGCGCGGAGCTGCTGCTCCAGACGCGGCTCGTCGCGGTGGAGCCGGCGCCGGAGGGTTTCCGGCTGACCGTCCGCGATCCCGACGGCGAACTCTTCCGGTACACCTCGCGCCTGGTGGTCAACGCCGCCGGGCTCGAGGCCGACCGGGTGGCGGCGCTGGCCGGGATCGAGCCGGAGGCGGCCGGCTACGGGCTCCGCTTCGCCAAGGGCGAGTACTTCAGCGTCCGCCCGGCCAAGGCCGGGCTGATCGGGCGCCCCGTCTACCCGCTGCCGGAGGCGGAGGTGGCCGGGCTCGGCATCCACGCCACACCGGACCTCGACGGCCGCCTTCGCCTCGGACCGGACCTCACCTGGCTCGACCCCGGCTGGCGGGAGCGCCCCGACTTCACGGTCGACCCCTCCAAGCGCCACGCCTTCTGGGAAGCGGCCCACCGCTACCTGCCGGAGCTGGAGCCGGACGACCTGGCCCCGGAGATGGCCGGCGTCCGCCCGAAGCTGCAAGGCCCGGGCGAGCCGCCGCGCGACTTCGTGGTCCGCCACGAGGCGGACCGGGGGCTGGCCGGTTGGGTCAACATGGTCGGCATCGAGTCGCCCGGGCTGACCGCCGCGCCGGCCCTGGCCGAGCGGGTGGCCGGGCTGCTGACCGACCTCCTCTGA
- the tlp gene encoding small acid-soluble spore protein Tlp, with protein MPKPDDRSDNVAKLRQHIENTFENLREARERMRAHARDLPEGQEDAIREKNQRRREAIEGFRQEIRDEVDDRRGAGAVSPRRPD; from the coding sequence TTGCCCAAGCCGGATGATCGCTCGGACAACGTCGCCAAGTTGCGGCAGCACATCGAGAACACCTTCGAGAACCTGCGGGAGGCCCGGGAACGTATGCGGGCCCATGCCCGAGACCTCCCGGAGGGGCAGGAGGACGCGATCCGCGAGAAGAACCAGCGGCGGCGCGAGGCCATCGAGGGCTTCCGGCAGGAGATCCGCGACGAGGTGGACGACCGGCGCGGGGCCGGCGCGGTCTCGCCGCGCCGGCCGGACTGA
- a CDS encoding endonuclease/exonuclease/phosphatase family protein, which yields MTLRVLTWNIHSGVGRDGRLDLERIARVLRSAEPDLAALTEVSRYWPQRGDVDQARYLAGLAGLPVRRFAPAFRRGRAAFGNALLSRYPLRRVTARTLPPWRRAPALLGLAGRPEPRLLLAAQLRPDRETSIPVAVTHLGLDAAERARQSLAVAGWIRQAGPLAILAGDFNASLEAEELSPLRGSLSDSCAGSAEATYPSERPRYRIDHILVGRGWRVVRAGLWRDPGGESALASDHLPVLAELEAVAGTGAAHAPPEGPAPVRPLPPSLPGA from the coding sequence GTGACGTTGCGCGTGCTCACCTGGAACATCCATTCAGGCGTCGGCCGCGACGGTCGCCTCGACCTGGAGCGCATCGCCCGCGTCCTGCGCTCGGCGGAGCCGGATCTGGCGGCCCTGACCGAGGTGAGCCGCTACTGGCCGCAGCGGGGAGACGTCGACCAGGCCCGGTACCTGGCCGGGCTGGCCGGGCTCCCCGTGCGACGCTTCGCCCCCGCCTTCCGCCGCGGCCGCGCCGCCTTCGGCAACGCGCTCCTGAGCCGGTATCCGCTGCGGCGGGTCACGGCTCGCACCCTTCCTCCCTGGCGGCGGGCGCCGGCGCTCCTCGGCCTGGCGGGCCGGCCCGAGCCCAGGCTCCTCCTCGCCGCCCAGCTCCGGCCGGACCGTGAGACTTCGATCCCCGTGGCCGTCACCCACCTCGGGCTCGATGCGGCCGAGCGGGCCCGCCAGAGCCTCGCGGTCGCGGGCTGGATCCGGCAGGCCGGCCCTCTCGCCATCCTGGCGGGGGACTTCAACGCTTCCCTGGAGGCGGAAGAGCTGTCGCCGCTGCGGGGCAGCCTCTCGGACAGCTGCGCGGGGAGCGCCGAGGCCACCTACCCCTCGGAGCGGCCCCGCTACCGCATCGACCACATCCTGGTCGGCAGGGGCTGGAGGGTGGTCAGGGCGGGCCTCTGGCGCGACCCGGGCGGCGAGAGCGCCCTCGCCTCCGACCACCTGCCCGTGCTCGCAGAGCTGGAGGCCGTCGCCGGCACCGGGGCGGCCCACGCGCCGCCCGAGGGGCCCGCCCCGGTTCGACCTCTTCCGCCTTCACTCCCCGGAGCTTGA
- a CDS encoding S8 family peptidase encodes MIGIDENLAPHLHKCDPALLRQLQEGPAPESELRLLVQRQPGLDEAAERDLRRHIDGCGATIVGELPLVEALLVTLPRRSLAALAAHPAVLRLHLDRSVHALLDVAVPAVGAPVAWTSGWTGRGVTVAILDTGVYPHPDLTRPGNRIVAFHDLVNGRSEPYDDNGHGTHVAGCALGNGHSSQGRYRGSAPEAQLAAVKVLDAQGSGSISTIIAGVQWCLEQRQHLGIRVLSLSLGGPGWIPYQIDPLCQALEKAWQAGLVVCVAAGNDGPAPFTISSPGIDPLLITVGATDDKRTPAKADDAVASFSGRGPTLELGRKPDLVTPGVGIVSLRAPGSALDQAHPDFRVDGDYFRLSGTSMATPICAGAAALLLQRQPGASPDQVKRALMAGADDRFHQPEAAGAGYVDVPKALAALVPAAAPAATGERLEVLAPGEAQARLLRLVEDARHTLDLALPAAGDLDLLEALATALRRGLRLRLLLAAGRSSGEAARFLARRGAQVRSLPGWPQAVLTVADGRRLLLWVGGTGTVRQEAAGGIPPALGAAVSADAPGAAAEALQLFEGAWEMAGEALFASRTAGEQRATA; translated from the coding sequence ATGATCGGTATCGACGAAAACCTGGCACCGCACCTGCACAAGTGCGATCCGGCCCTGCTCCGCCAGCTGCAGGAAGGGCCCGCACCCGAGTCCGAACTCCGCCTCCTGGTCCAGAGGCAGCCGGGGCTGGACGAGGCCGCGGAGCGGGATCTGCGCCGCCACATCGACGGCTGCGGCGCCACGATCGTGGGCGAGCTGCCCCTGGTGGAGGCGCTGCTGGTCACTTTGCCCCGCCGTTCGCTGGCCGCCTTGGCCGCCCATCCCGCGGTGCTCCGCCTCCACCTCGACCGGAGCGTGCACGCGCTCCTCGACGTGGCCGTCCCGGCGGTGGGCGCACCGGTTGCGTGGACGTCGGGCTGGACCGGCCGAGGCGTCACCGTGGCCATCCTGGACACAGGCGTCTACCCCCACCCCGACCTGACCCGGCCCGGCAATCGGATCGTCGCCTTCCACGACCTGGTCAACGGTCGCTCCGAGCCCTACGACGACAACGGCCACGGCACCCATGTGGCCGGCTGCGCCCTGGGCAACGGCCACTCCAGCCAGGGCCGCTACCGGGGAAGCGCCCCGGAGGCGCAGCTGGCCGCGGTCAAGGTGCTGGACGCCCAGGGGAGCGGCTCCATCTCCACCATCATCGCCGGCGTCCAGTGGTGTCTCGAGCAACGGCAGCACCTGGGCATCCGCGTCCTCTCCCTCTCCCTGGGAGGGCCGGGCTGGATCCCCTACCAGATCGACCCCCTCTGCCAGGCGCTCGAGAAGGCCTGGCAGGCCGGCCTCGTCGTCTGCGTGGCGGCCGGGAACGACGGCCCGGCGCCCTTCACCATCAGCTCCCCCGGCATCGACCCGCTCCTGATCACCGTCGGCGCCACCGACGACAAGCGCACCCCCGCCAAGGCGGATGACGCCGTCGCCTCCTTTTCCGGCCGGGGACCGACCCTGGAGCTGGGCCGGAAACCTGACCTGGTGACGCCGGGCGTGGGCATCGTCTCGCTGCGGGCGCCCGGATCGGCGCTCGACCAGGCCCATCCCGACTTCCGGGTCGACGGAGACTACTTCCGCCTCTCCGGCACCTCGATGGCGACGCCCATCTGCGCCGGTGCCGCCGCCCTCCTCCTCCAGCGGCAGCCCGGAGCCAGCCCCGACCAGGTGAAGCGGGCGTTGATGGCCGGTGCCGACGACCGCTTCCACCAGCCGGAGGCAGCCGGCGCCGGCTACGTCGACGTGCCCAAGGCGCTGGCCGCCCTCGTCCCCGCCGCCGCCCCCGCCGCCACCGGCGAACGCCTGGAGGTCCTGGCTCCGGGCGAGGCCCAGGCCCGGCTCCTCCGCCTGGTGGAGGATGCCCGGCACACGCTCGACCTCGCGCTGCCCGCGGCAGGGGACCTCGATCTCCTGGAGGCGCTGGCCACCGCACTCCGGCGCGGCCTCCGGCTGCGCCTCCTGCTGGCGGCCGGCCGCTCCAGCGGCGAGGCGGCCCGCTTCCTGGCCCGGCGGGGCGCGCAGGTACGGAGCCTGCCCGGCTGGCCGCAGGCGGTGCTGACGGTGGCCGACGGCCGCCGGCTCCTGCTCTGGGTCGGAGGGACGGGGACCGTCCGGCAGGAGGCCGCCGGCGGTATCCCGCCGGCGCTCGGCGCCGCCGTCTCGGCGGATGCGCCCGGTGCCGCGGCCGAGGCGCTGCAGCTCTTCGAGGGGGCCTGGGAGATGGCGGGGGAGGCGCTCTTCGCCTCCCGCACCGCCGGGGAACAGCGGGCGACGGCCTGA
- the acs gene encoding acetate--CoA ligase: MAVPERPELPEGLDALLQENRTFEPSPEFKEKALWNDPSIYEEADRDPEAFWARMAREQVTWFKPWEKVLEWDPPFARWFVGGQLNVSYNCLDRHVRSGRRNKAAILWEGEPGDTKVITYDQLLRQVERAASGLKALGVRKGDRVAIYMGMVPELPVAMLACTRIGAVHSVVFGGFSAQALRDRILDSQAKVLITQDAGWRRGNLVPLKANADEAVRETPSIEHVVVVERVGPEKAASTGASWVEGRDIRWDELLAQAEPHCEPEPMESEDPLYILYSSGTTGKPKGILHTTGGYLTQVATTHKYVFDLHEEDVYWCAADIGWVTGHSYIVYGPLANGATTVIYEGAPDFPARDRWWQIVEKYGVNILYTAPTSIRTFMRWGTEWPARHDLSSLRVLGSVGEPINPEAWVWYYKYIGGERCPVVDTWWQTETGAILITPLPGITRLKPGSASRPFPGIRAVIVNDRGEPVARGQGGYLCLTHPWPGMLRGLYGDPERYRQVYWSRFPGLYFTGDGAKYDEDGYFWLLGRVDDVVNVSGHRIGTYEVESALVDHPDVAEAAVIGRNDPVKGQAISAFVTLKEGVEVSPAKVDELKQHVVRVIGALARPAEIFFTAELPKTRSGKIMRRLLRDIAEGRALGDTTTLADPAVVEQLKAQYEETENPA; encoded by the coding sequence GTGGCGGTACCCGAGCGACCGGAACTGCCGGAGGGCCTGGACGCCCTCCTTCAGGAGAACCGGACCTTCGAGCCTTCGCCCGAGTTCAAGGAGAAGGCGCTCTGGAACGACCCTTCCATCTACGAGGAAGCGGACCGCGATCCGGAGGCTTTCTGGGCGCGGATGGCCCGGGAGCAGGTGACCTGGTTCAAGCCGTGGGAGAAGGTGCTGGAGTGGGATCCGCCCTTCGCCCGCTGGTTCGTGGGCGGCCAGCTCAACGTCAGCTACAACTGCCTCGACCGTCACGTCCGGAGCGGCCGGCGGAACAAGGCGGCCATTCTCTGGGAGGGCGAGCCGGGCGACACCAAGGTGATCACGTACGACCAGCTGCTCCGCCAGGTGGAGCGGGCGGCCAGTGGCCTGAAGGCGCTGGGCGTGCGCAAGGGCGACCGCGTCGCCATCTACATGGGCATGGTGCCGGAGCTGCCGGTGGCCATGCTCGCCTGCACCCGCATCGGCGCCGTCCACAGCGTGGTCTTCGGCGGGTTCAGCGCCCAGGCGCTGCGCGATCGGATCCTGGACTCCCAGGCGAAGGTGCTGATCACCCAGGACGCCGGCTGGCGACGCGGCAACCTGGTGCCGCTCAAGGCCAACGCCGACGAGGCGGTGCGGGAGACGCCCTCCATCGAGCACGTGGTGGTGGTGGAGCGGGTCGGCCCGGAGAAGGCGGCCTCCACCGGGGCTTCCTGGGTGGAGGGGCGCGACATCCGCTGGGACGAACTCCTCGCCCAGGCCGAGCCCCACTGCGAGCCGGAGCCCATGGAGTCGGAGGATCCCCTCTATATCCTCTACTCCAGCGGCACCACCGGGAAGCCCAAGGGGATCCTCCACACCACCGGCGGTTACCTGACCCAGGTGGCCACCACGCACAAGTACGTCTTCGACCTGCACGAAGAGGACGTTTACTGGTGCGCGGCGGACATCGGCTGGGTGACCGGCCACAGCTACATCGTCTACGGGCCGCTGGCCAACGGCGCCACCACGGTGATCTACGAGGGCGCCCCCGACTTCCCCGCCCGCGACCGCTGGTGGCAGATCGTGGAGAAGTACGGGGTGAACATCCTGTACACGGCGCCCACCTCCATCCGCACCTTCATGCGCTGGGGGACGGAGTGGCCGGCACGCCACGACCTCTCCAGCCTCCGGGTCCTGGGCAGCGTCGGCGAGCCCATCAACCCCGAGGCCTGGGTCTGGTACTACAAGTACATCGGCGGCGAGCGCTGCCCCGTCGTGGACACCTGGTGGCAGACGGAGACCGGCGCCATCCTGATCACGCCGCTGCCGGGGATCACCCGGCTGAAGCCCGGCTCCGCCAGCCGCCCCTTCCCGGGCATCCGGGCGGTGATCGTCAACGACCGCGGCGAGCCGGTGGCCCGGGGACAGGGCGGCTACCTCTGTCTCACCCACCCCTGGCCCGGCATGCTGCGGGGCCTCTACGGGGATCCGGAGCGGTACAGGCAGGTCTACTGGAGCCGCTTCCCGGGGCTCTACTTCACCGGCGACGGCGCCAAGTACGACGAGGACGGCTACTTCTGGCTCCTGGGCCGGGTCGACGACGTAGTCAACGTCTCCGGCCACCGCATCGGCACCTATGAGGTGGAGAGCGCGCTGGTCGACCATCCCGACGTGGCCGAGGCGGCGGTCATCGGGCGGAACGATCCGGTCAAGGGGCAGGCGATCTCCGCCTTCGTCACGCTGAAGGAGGGCGTGGAGGTCAGCCCGGCCAAGGTCGACGAGCTGAAGCAGCACGTGGTCAGGGTGATCGGGGCGCTCGCCCGCCCGGCCGAGATCTTCTTCACGGCCGAGCTGCCCAAGACGCGTTCGGGCAAGATCATGCGCCGGCTCCTGCGCGACATCGCCGAGGGGCGGGCGCTGGGCGACACGACCACCCTCGCCGACCCCGCCGTGGTGGAGCAGTTGAAGGCGCAGTACGAGGAGACGGAGAATCCTGCCTGA
- a CDS encoding acetate uptake transporter, which produces MADERVQVVSTSEAIADPGPLGLAGFAMTTFILSATNAGRIGSGTAFLTLAFFYGGLAQLLAGMWEYRRRNTFGATAFSSYGAFWIALASMVALEHAGYVEMSGDAMGFWLLAWTVFTFYMWIGSFRLNNALLAVFTLLFVTFLLLTLGAFGSAGLGVAGGWTGIATALVAWYASAAGVINDVSGRVVLPVGPRNTGAAGPARAAARAG; this is translated from the coding sequence ATGGCGGATGAGCGCGTCCAGGTGGTGAGCACGAGCGAGGCCATCGCCGACCCGGGTCCGCTGGGGCTGGCGGGCTTCGCCATGACCACGTTCATCCTCAGTGCGACCAACGCGGGACGGATCGGTTCGGGCACCGCCTTCCTCACCCTGGCCTTCTTCTACGGCGGTCTGGCGCAGCTCCTCGCCGGCATGTGGGAGTATCGGCGGCGGAACACCTTCGGGGCGACGGCCTTCTCCAGCTACGGCGCCTTCTGGATCGCCCTGGCCAGCATGGTGGCCCTGGAGCACGCCGGCTACGTCGAGATGAGCGGCGACGCCATGGGCTTCTGGCTCCTCGCCTGGACCGTCTTCACCTTCTATATGTGGATCGGCAGCTTTCGCCTCAACAACGCGCTCCTGGCCGTCTTCACGCTTCTCTTCGTCACCTTCCTCCTGCTGACGCTGGGCGCCTTCGGATCGGCCGGCCTCGGCGTCGCAGGCGGCTGGACCGGCATCGCCACCGCCCTGGTGGCCTGGTACGCTTCGGCCGCAGGGGTCATCAACGACGTGAGCGGCAGGGTCGTCCTTCCCGTCGGACCGAGGAACACGGGCGCGGCCGGCCCGGCGCGCGCCGCTGCGCGGGCGGGCTAG
- a CDS encoding SDR family oxidoreductase, translating to MAGIFQGKAALVTGGGTGLGYAMSRMLLEEGARVVIASRNRERLDGAAAELRRTTGGEALAMPLDVRDAEAVERVVEAAVERFGRLDFLVNNAAGNFVVRAEELSPRGWDAVVGIVLDGSFYCSRAFGRHAIRRGGGGAILNVVASYAWTGGPGTVHSAAAKAGVLAMTRTLAVEWAPFGIRVNAIAPGPVPTEGAASHLFPGESDLRALEAQVPLGRLGTPEDVARAARFLLSEEASWITGEVLTVDGGQWLGKGMFRVPAGGSPHQGVDR from the coding sequence ATGGCGGGGATCTTCCAGGGCAAGGCGGCGCTGGTGACGGGCGGCGGGACCGGCCTCGGCTACGCCATGAGCCGGATGTTGCTGGAGGAAGGGGCGCGCGTGGTCATCGCCAGCCGCAACCGCGAACGCCTGGACGGGGCGGCGGCGGAGCTGCGCCGGACGACCGGAGGCGAGGCGCTGGCGATGCCGCTGGACGTCCGCGACGCCGAGGCGGTGGAGCGGGTGGTGGAGGCGGCGGTGGAGCGGTTCGGGCGGCTGGACTTCCTGGTCAACAACGCCGCAGGGAACTTCGTGGTCCGGGCGGAGGAGCTCTCGCCGCGCGGCTGGGACGCCGTGGTCGGCATCGTCCTGGACGGGAGCTTCTACTGCTCGCGCGCCTTCGGCCGCCACGCCATCCGCCGCGGCGGAGGGGGCGCCATCCTCAACGTGGTGGCCAGCTACGCCTGGACGGGCGGTCCGGGCACGGTCCACTCGGCGGCGGCCAAGGCGGGCGTACTGGCCATGACGCGGACGCTGGCGGTGGAGTGGGCGCCCTTCGGCATCCGCGTCAACGCCATCGCGCCGGGGCCGGTGCCCACCGAGGGCGCCGCCTCGCACCTCTTCCCGGGGGAGAGCGACCTGCGGGCGCTGGAGGCGCAGGTGCCGCTGGGACGCCTGGGAACGCCGGAGGACGTGGCGCGGGCGGCTCGCTTCCTGTTGTCGGAGGAGGCGAGCTGGATCACCGGCGAGGTGCTGACCGTGGACGGCGGGCAGTGGCTGGGCAAGGGGATGTTCCGCGTGCCCGCCGGCGGCTCTCCCCACCAGGGGGTGGACCGATGA